Genomic window (bacterium):
TTCGTTTTCGATCAGCTAGAGGTGATCGAACGAGCCATCGATAGCTTGCGGGATTACTTGACTCGAAAAACAGCGGAGATCGCTGAGACCAAGCAGCGCCTGCACAGCGTCTCAGGGCTCAATAACCGTCAGCTTTCCATAATCAGCGACGCCTTGAATGACCCGTACCAGTCATTCACAATCCGAGGCCAGGCACAACTCCACCGGGTGGTGTACCAATCAGCCCGCACCGATTTGCTCGCACTTGAAGAACTCGGACTCCTGTCAAAGAGCAGAGCAGGTAACAAATTCGAGTTCCATGCTGCCGACGACTTGCAAGACCGGCTCCGCGCCCTCATGGAGACCCAGGAGGCAGACCAAGCCAACGAAATCGCAAATGCCATCAGTGAAGTACTAAACGATACTAATTGATGTCAAATTAGTAGCAGTCGTCATTTCCCCTGGTCAGCGGAGTTGGTCGACGTAGGCGTCGGTGCCGGGGATGGTGGGGATGAAGGGGGCCGACAGGGCCAGCGAGACTTTGGGGTGGGCGGACAGGGCGTTGTGGTGGGAGGCGAAGGCGGCGGGGAACACCTCGGCGGGGTCCTGCTCCAAGAACCACAGCAGACACAGGCGCTGGCCCACCTTGGCGGTGGGGGCCACTGGCGGGGTGCCGGGCTGCTCGATGCGGCCCTGGGCGAACTCCCGGGGGGCGAAGGCCAGGCACATCACCGCGGGCGAGCCCAGCAGCACCGAGGGCAGGTGGTCGCGGACCAGCCACTGCTCGAGGGCCTCCTGGTCGGCGACGGTGGCGGCGTCCACCACCTCTACCACCAGGCCGGCGAAGGGGTGGTTGAGGGCCAGATGGGGCTTCATAGGGCCGCTGCCGGGGCGCACCACGCCGAAGCGGTAGTGGTGGAAGGCGGTGTAGACGTGGTCGCGCTGGGGAAAGCCCCGGCCGTGGGGCATGAGGGCCTCGGCCATGGCCAGAAAGCTCCACCGCTCGGTGTCGTCCTCGTGGCCCGGCGTGCTCCAGTACAGCGAGATGTAGCAGCCGGCGTCGGCTGGCTCGAACGCCGGTTCGTCGACAGCAGGACGCAGGTCGCGCAGCGCCCGGGGCGCCACCCAGCGCCGACCGGCGTACACCCAGGGGCCGTGCATGGCCCCGGAGAAGAAGTGGTCGTCTTCGTACCAGCGGTTGTACTCGTATTCGCAGCCCTCGTGGGGCTCCACCATGGTGATGAGAGCGCTGCCGATGCCGATGTCGTTGGGCAGATGCAGAGCGAGGCGCTCATACACCGACCGGTCGGCCGGGGTCCGATCAGGCTCGGTGGCGGTCATGGCAGGCCTCCTCGGGTCGGTGGGCGTCGGCTAGGTGAGGGCGCCGGTGGCGGCCAGGGCGGATATCTCGTCGTCGGAGAAGCCGAGAACCTCCGACATCACCTGCTGGGTGTGCTCGCCCACCAGGGGGCCGGCCCGCCAGGGGCGGGCGGGGGTGGCGGAGAACAGGGTGACCGGACCGTCGAAGGTCATCTTGCCGATGGCACCGTGGTCGAGCTCGATGAAGAACTCCCGGGCCACCAAGTTGGGGTCGGCGTAGAAGTCGCTGGCCCGCAGGACGGCATAGGCGGGCACCCCCCGGGCCCGCAGCTTCTGGGCGGCCTCGAAGGCGTCCTGTTCGGCGAACCAGCCCGTCAACAATTCCTCGGCGTTGGCGATTCCCATCTCCGACCACCGGTCGTCCACCATGCCCAAGTCGGGCACCACCGAGCGCAGCGCCTCCCACTGCTCATCGGTCTCCACCGCGACGGCGCAGAAGCGCTCGGTGCCGGTGGTGCGGAACACTCCGTGGGGGGCGGCCCGCTCGGAGTCGGTTCCGGGCCGGGTGCGCGCCCTGCCTCTGTCGCGGTACTCCAGCACCAAAGGCGCCAGAAAGTGGATAGAGGCTTCGATCTGGGAGAGGTCGATGTACTGGCCCTGACCAGTGCGGTTGCGGTGGTGCAAGGCCGCGCCCAGCGCAGAGAGGGCATAGCGGGGGGAGATGAAGTCGGTGTAGGCCCCCCAGGGCGGATGGGGCCGCCGATCAGGCCAGCCGGTGATGGCGGTGAAGCCGCCCAAACAGGCCCCGTGCAGCCCGAACCCGGTGTGGCGGGCCTCGGGACCGGTCTGGCCCCTCATACAGCTCGACAGCATCACTGCGGCGGGGTTGAGCTCCCGCACATGCTCGTAGCCGAAGCCCAGGCGGTCGGCGGTGCCGGGGGTGTAGTTCTCCACCACCACGTCGGCCCACTCGATCATCCGGTCGATGACCGCTTTGGCCTCGGGAATGGTGTAGTTGAGCCCCAGGCCGAGCTTCGACTGGTTCATGTTGGCCATGGGGTGCCCGGCGCTCATGGGCGAGGCGTGGGGCAAATGGGGTGGGATCCAGCGCAGGGTGTCGAGGCGGGCCTCGGTCTCCACCCGGATCACGGTGGCCCCCAAATTGGCCAGATCCTTGGCGATGAGCGGTCCCGCGGCGATCCACGACAGATCGGCCACCTTTAATCCTTCGAACAGCGCCCCCCGGAGAGCGGCCCACACCGTGCTGGGGGCCTCCGCGGCGGGAACCGGCGACACGACATCCACCAGCCGCTGGTGCTGGCCCAGGGCGGGGGCGGGGTGGCGCAAGGCAATAGGGGTGGCCGACAGGCGGGCGAACGGCCCGGCATGAACCGCGCCGTCCACCTCCACCCAGAAGTCCCGAGCATCCAGCTGGGGATCGTCGGCCAGATGGGCGGGGGTGTAGCAGGGGGACACCAGCATCTTGCCGGCCACCGCCTGCTCCTGGATCTCGGCCTGGGTCTTGGTCTTGAGGAAGGCCAGCATCTGATCGAGGGCCCGGCCAGCGTCGGCCACGCTCAGCGTCTGGTCGCCCAGCATGTCGAGCCACCGCTCCCAGTCCACCTCGGCCAGGTCGTCGTCGAGGGCGCCCTCGGCGATCACCCACGCCATGAGCGACTTCATCCCCCGGTTGCCCTGGTCGCCCAGCACCAGGGTCATGCCCACATATCCATCGGCGCAGGGCTCGATGAACGGCATCCGCAGGCCGGGCACGATCTCGGGGTGGGTCACCTCGGCCCGGTCGTCGCCCCGGCCGGGAAAGTCCTCTCCCAAAGCGGCATGGCTGGTGATCGACATCAGCGACCACATCACCGCCGCCTGGATGGAGCTGTCGAGGTGCTGGCCCAGTCCGCTGCGGTCGCGCTCGCACAGCGCCATGATGGCGTCGGCCACGGCCTGCATCGCCCCCAGAAACGACGTCTCGGGAAAGCCCACCGGGGTGGGAACCCGGTCGTGGTCGCCCTGCATGGCCAACAGCCCACCGGCGGCCGACAAGGTGAGGTCGGTCATGGGCATCTCAGCGTCGGGGGTGTCGGCGCCGAACGGGGTCACCGACACGTACACCAACCTGGGGTTGATGGCGGCCAGCTCGTCGGGACCTAGGCCCAAACCGGCCATGTAGCCGGGGGCGAACGACTCCAACAGCACATCGGCGCCCGCCACCAGCGCCCGTAACTGGTCGCGGGCCCGGGGAATCTCCACATCGCACACCACGCTGTGCTTGCCCAGGCCCCACGCCTCCCAGAACAGCGAGCGGCCGTCGGCGGCGAACGGCGGTGTGGTGCGGGCGTCGCACCCCACCACCGGCTCCACCTTGATGACCTCGGCACCGAGGTCGGCCATCGTCTTGCCGGCGGCCTCGGCCATCCGGGTGGTCAGATCGAGGACCCGAATGCCGTCGAGTGCTCCGCTCATGGCTGCGGTCTCGGTGCTCGGCCGGCTATCAGCCCGACAACAAATCGGGGTCGCGGCACAGCTCTCACCATGGCCTCACAGTAGTGGTTGCCGATGACAAATGGCCCTTCCGCTGCACGGGTGGAACCGCCGGAAAAAGTCGGCTGGCGAAGGTCGAAGCGTCCAGAAGGGGCATCTGCCCGCAGAGCAAAGCCGCCGGATTTTAGCGGAAAATCGGCTGGCCGTGTCGGAGAGAAGTTAAGCAACGCGCTTGGCAGATGTGGCTACTCTGTCGCCATGGCCGAACCAATGGCCGCAGCAGTAGGGGTTCAACCCGAGCCCGCCTCAACGGTGGACTATCGCCTCGTGCGGGCCCATGTGCTGCACCGCCTCAAGAGCGGAACCCGGATGGCCGACGAGGTGTGCGACGCCCATCCGGAGTTGGTGCGGGCCGGCCGGGAGGTGGGCACCGCCGCTGGCGAGCCGTGCCCGGTGTGCTACGGCGACGAGCTGTCGCTGGTGTCGTACGTGTTCGGACCCCGCCTACCGGCGTTCGGGCGCTGCATCAGCTACCCGGCGGAGATCGCCAAGCTGGCCCGGCGCAAGGGCCGCTTCACCTGCTACGAGGTGGAGGTGTGCCCCGACTGCCACTGGAACCACCTCCTGCGCAGCTACGTGCTGCAACCCCGCTGACCGCCGGCTAGTCGCCAGCCAGTCGCCTGAGCCCACGCCCGCCGGGTGGGCACCTGAGCTAGCGGGGCTGGGGCCAGAAGGGCCGGGCCTCCTCAAGCTGGGCGGCCAGCCGCAACAGCAGCGCCTCGGCCCCGTAGGGGGCGATGAAGTGGCTGCCCACCGTGAGGCCCTGGTCGTCCCAGTGAAGGGGCACCGACATGGCCGGCTGGCCGGTGGCATTCGCCATGGCGCAGAACGGGCTGTAGGCCCCCTGGCGGGCGCCCCATTCGGCCACGTCGTCTTCGGTGGCCACCAGCTCGCCCAACCGCGGCGGCACCCGGGCCAGCGTGGGGGTGAGCACCATGTCGATGCCCGACCCGTGGTAGTCGCCCATGAGCCGGCCCATCAGGTGGCTGTCCAGAATCGCCTGGGCGTACTCGGGCCCGGTCAGCGTGGCGCCCCTAGCGGCCAGGGAGGCGGCCACCGGCTCCAGGTCGTCGGCGCCGGGGGGCCGCCCGCAAGCGGCCTCGCGCCGGGCCATCATGGCGGCGATGTTCGCTGAGGTGATCACGCCCTGGGGCCCGCCCATTCCCCGGCGCACCGGCAAATCGGTCTCCTCTTCCAGGCGGTGGCCCAGCTCCTCGCACAGCGCCACCGCGGCGTCCAGCGCTCTCCGGGCGGTGGCATCGAGCTCGATGCCGTTGGCCGATCCATCCCACACCGCGATCCGCAGCGAGGGCAGCGGCGGCGCAAGAGCCGCCTCGAAGGTCCCGTCGGGCGCAGGGGCCACGTAGGGGTCGCCGGGGGCCAGACCGGAGGTGAGGTCTAACAGCACGGCGCTGTCGCGCACCGTGCGAGACACCACATGGGTGGTGGAGTAGCCGCTCCAGTTCTCCCCGGCGTCGGGGCCGAAGCTCACCCGGCCCCGGCTGGGCTTGAGCCCGAACAGCCCGCAGGCCGACGCCGGTATGCGGATGGAGCCGCCCCCGTCGGAGGCGTGGGCCACCGTCAACATCCCCGAGGCCACCGCCGATGCCGCCCCGCCGCTGGAACCGCCCGCGCTGCGACCAGGGTCCAGTGGGTTGGCGCACGGGCCGAACAGTGCCGGCTCGGTGGTGGTGGACAGGCCGAGCTCGGGCGAGTTGGTGCGGCCCACCAGCACCATCCCCGCCGCCCGGTAGCGGCTCACCACCTCGGCGTCGTGGTCGTCCACCGGGGCATCCGCGAAGTACCGCGACCCGTGGGTGGCCACCGTGCCCCGCATGGCGAAGTGCAGGTCTTTGATGGCGAACGGCACCCCCCGCAGCCGCCCGTCGGCGGCCGGCTCCGGCTCCACCACCGTGGTGACGGCGTTCATCTCGGGGTTGCGCTCGTCGATGCGGGCCATGGTGGCCTCCAGCACCTCGGCCTCCGACACCTCCCCGGCCCGTATGGCATCGGCCAGCCCCACCGCATCGGTCCGGTCCAACAAATCATCCATGGCTGGCACACTAGTGGCCAAACACGGGGCATTTGCAGGCGAGGGGTTGGCACCGGTGCCGGGGCGGTGGACTACAGTAGGCGGCAACCGCCGGCAGCCGAAGTGCGCTGGACGGGGAAGGAGAACAACATGGGCTCGAAGCTCACTGCTCCCGTTATCAGCCATCGCAAGCGCAGCGGTGGCACCGACCCGCTGGTCATGCTCACCGCCTACGACGCCCCCAGCGCGCGCATGGCCGACGAAGCCGGGGCCGATCTCATCTTGGTGGGCGACTCGGTGGCCATGGTGGTGCTGGGCCACGACGACACCATGAGCGTGACCGTCGAGGAGATGGTCCACCACACCGCCGCGGTGGCCCGCACCCGCCCCCGGGCGATGGTGGTGGCCGACATGCCGTGGATGAGTTACCACGTGACCACCGCCGACACCGTCACCAACGCGGCCCAGTTGGTGCGGGCCGGGGCCCAGGCGGTGAAGCTGGAGGGCGGATCGGAGCGGGTGCCCATGATCGAGGCCATCATCTCCGCTCAGGTGCCGGTGATGGGCCATCTGGGGCTCACCCCCCAGTCGATGCTGGCCCAGGGCGGCTACCGGGTGCAGGGGCGTACCAGCGAAGCGGCGCTGGGCCTGGTGG
Coding sequences:
- a CDS encoding CoA transferase, with the protein product MSGALDGIRVLDLTTRMAEAAGKTMADLGAEVIKVEPVVGCDARTTPPFAADGRSLFWEAWGLGKHSVVCDVEIPRARDQLRALVAGADVLLESFAPGYMAGLGLGPDELAAINPRLVYVSVTPFGADTPDAEMPMTDLTLSAAGGLLAMQGDHDRVPTPVGFPETSFLGAMQAVADAIMALCERDRSGLGQHLDSSIQAAVMWSLMSITSHAALGEDFPGRGDDRAEVTHPEIVPGLRMPFIEPCADGYVGMTLVLGDQGNRGMKSLMAWVIAEGALDDDLAEVDWERWLDMLGDQTLSVADAGRALDQMLAFLKTKTQAEIQEQAVAGKMLVSPCYTPAHLADDPQLDARDFWVEVDGAVHAGPFARLSATPIALRHPAPALGQHQRLVDVVSPVPAAEAPSTVWAALRGALFEGLKVADLSWIAAGPLIAKDLANLGATVIRVETEARLDTLRWIPPHLPHASPMSAGHPMANMNQSKLGLGLNYTIPEAKAVIDRMIEWADVVVENYTPGTADRLGFGYEHVRELNPAAVMLSSCMRGQTGPEARHTGFGLHGACLGGFTAITGWPDRRPHPPWGAYTDFISPRYALSALGAALHHRNRTGQGQYIDLSQIEASIHFLAPLVLEYRDRGRARTRPGTDSERAAPHGVFRTTGTERFCAVAVETDEQWEALRSVVPDLGMVDDRWSEMGIANAEELLTGWFAEQDAFEAAQKLRARGVPAYAVLRASDFYADPNLVAREFFIELDHGAIGKMTFDGPVTLFSATPARPWRAGPLVGEHTQQVMSEVLGFSDDEISALAATGALT
- a CDS encoding DUF5318 family protein, whose translation is MAEPMAAAVGVQPEPASTVDYRLVRAHVLHRLKSGTRMADEVCDAHPELVRAGREVGTAAGEPCPVCYGDELSLVSYVFGPRLPAFGRCISYPAEIAKLARRKGRFTCYEVEVCPDCHWNHLLRSYVLQPR
- a CDS encoding amidase gives rise to the protein MDDLLDRTDAVGLADAIRAGEVSEAEVLEATMARIDERNPEMNAVTTVVEPEPAADGRLRGVPFAIKDLHFAMRGTVATHGSRYFADAPVDDHDAEVVSRYRAAGMVLVGRTNSPELGLSTTTEPALFGPCANPLDPGRSAGGSSGGAASAVASGMLTVAHASDGGGSIRIPASACGLFGLKPSRGRVSFGPDAGENWSGYSTTHVVSRTVRDSAVLLDLTSGLAPGDPYVAPAPDGTFEAALAPPLPSLRIAVWDGSANGIELDATARRALDAAVALCEELGHRLEEETDLPVRRGMGGPQGVITSANIAAMMARREAACGRPPGADDLEPVAASLAARGATLTGPEYAQAILDSHLMGRLMGDYHGSGIDMVLTPTLARVPPRLGELVATEDDVAEWGARQGAYSPFCAMANATGQPAMSVPLHWDDQGLTVGSHFIAPYGAEALLLRLAAQLEEARPFWPQPR
- the panB gene encoding 3-methyl-2-oxobutanoate hydroxymethyltransferase — its product is MGSKLTAPVISHRKRSGGTDPLVMLTAYDAPSARMADEAGADLILVGDSVAMVVLGHDDTMSVTVEEMVHHTAAVARTRPRAMVVADMPWMSYHVTTADTVTNAAQLVRAGAQAVKLEGGSERVPMIEAIISAQVPVMGHLGLTPQSMLAQGGYRVQGRTSEAALGLVADAKALAHAGCFAIVLEGMPAAVAQMITDAVDVPTIGIGAGGHCDGQVLVFHDVLGLETRMVPRFVRRYAAMHADGVDALTQFAADVRSGAFPDSDECYKMNPDEEMALGLYGHVG